In Meiothermus ruber DSM 1279, the following proteins share a genomic window:
- a CDS encoding nitrilase-related carbon-nitrogen hydrolase: MRVHLVAVQTELHTQPYTSAEGFRQYVRGLAQAAIHGLPEHEPRLIAFPEAFALPLLFWLDTPRAVREAGTSLQAALRLLREEWRAALGLGVLSPAVFYHLRARKVWPVYEQAFREAAQAARAYVVAGSIFSPFMDWEPAQQLHALGRRVYNLSLVVSPQGTILGRVPKVNLTAHERGAFLSGGWPGRQILKTRLGPIANLICLDAFHESLLEQADAAGAWLVVQPSANAARWNGPWSADASQVEGEVWLREGLAKKLQNREHLRYGLNPMLNGHLYDLYFEGRSGVYQAGGPLALADRAVGNAFVRAVVELPEARGLG; this comes from the coding sequence ATGCGGGTACACCTGGTTGCGGTGCAAACCGAACTACACACCCAGCCCTACACCAGCGCCGAGGGCTTCAGGCAGTATGTGCGGGGGCTGGCTCAAGCCGCTATTCACGGGCTCCCGGAACATGAACCCCGTCTCATCGCCTTTCCCGAGGCCTTCGCCCTGCCGCTATTGTTCTGGCTGGACACCCCCAGGGCGGTTCGGGAGGCCGGAACCAGCCTGCAAGCAGCGCTGAGGCTATTACGAGAAGAGTGGCGAGCAGCGCTGGGGCTGGGGGTTTTGAGCCCTGCCGTGTTCTATCATCTGCGGGCCCGGAAGGTCTGGCCGGTGTACGAGCAGGCTTTTCGGGAGGCTGCCCAGGCCGCCAGGGCTTATGTGGTGGCCGGCAGCATCTTCAGCCCCTTCATGGACTGGGAACCCGCACAGCAGCTACACGCCCTGGGCCGGCGGGTGTACAACCTGTCGCTGGTTGTTTCACCCCAGGGTACCATCCTGGGGCGGGTGCCCAAGGTCAATCTCACCGCTCACGAACGCGGGGCTTTTCTGTCAGGGGGATGGCCTGGTAGGCAGATACTAAAAACCCGGCTGGGCCCCATCGCCAACCTGATCTGCCTGGACGCCTTTCACGAAAGCCTGCTCGAGCAGGCCGATGCCGCCGGGGCCTGGCTGGTGGTACAACCCTCGGCCAACGCTGCCCGCTGGAACGGCCCCTGGAGCGCCGATGCGAGCCAGGTAGAGGGGGAGGTCTGGCTGCGCGAAGGGCTGGCTAAAAAGCTGCAAAACCGGGAGCACCTTCGCTACGGCCTCAACCCCATGCTCAACGGACACCTCTACGACCTGTACTTCGAGGGTAGAAGCGGCGTCTATCAGGCCGGTGGCCCGCTGGCCCTGGCCGATCGCGCGGTGGGCAACGCTTTTGTGCGCGCGGTGGTAGAACTGCCGGAGGCGCGAGGGTTGGGCTAA
- a CDS encoding ABC transporter permease has translation MLSYFFRRLFFVVFVVWGVTFATFFIANVVPIDPAIAALGDNAREEQIKEFRERYGLDKPIWQQYLIYMGRLLSGDLGNSLRTQRPVAEDLKEFFPATLELSVAAFLVTLLLGVPAGILAALRQNKATDVTVRILALIGGATPVFFLAVLLQYVLARELDLLPVQGRLDGFTFPPPRITGLMGLDALLARDWAAFLDSLRHLVLPAFVLGLFSAAILARMTRATMLEVLSQDYIRTARAKGVPGRAVVFRHALKNASLPVLTLLGGLLGGLLSGAVLTETIFSWPGIGRYVTQSATSLDFPAVMGVTLLVGLVYALINLIVDLLYAFLDPRIRYA, from the coding sequence ATGCTTTCATACTTTTTCCGCCGCCTTTTCTTCGTGGTTTTTGTGGTCTGGGGGGTCACGTTTGCTACCTTTTTTATCGCCAATGTGGTGCCGATTGACCCCGCCATTGCTGCCCTGGGGGACAACGCCCGCGAGGAGCAGATCAAGGAATTCCGGGAGCGCTACGGCCTGGATAAACCCATCTGGCAGCAGTACCTGATTTACATGGGCCGCCTGCTATCCGGAGATCTGGGCAACTCGCTGCGCACCCAGCGGCCGGTGGCCGAAGACCTGAAGGAGTTTTTTCCTGCGACCCTCGAGCTCTCGGTAGCGGCCTTTTTGGTGACGCTCCTGCTGGGTGTGCCGGCTGGCATTCTGGCTGCTTTGCGACAGAATAAGGCCACCGACGTTACGGTGCGCATCCTGGCCCTCATCGGCGGGGCCACCCCGGTGTTTTTCCTGGCGGTGCTGCTCCAGTACGTGCTGGCCCGGGAGCTTGACCTGCTGCCGGTGCAGGGCCGCCTGGACGGTTTTACCTTTCCTCCACCCAGGATCACCGGCCTGATGGGCCTGGATGCCCTTCTGGCCCGGGACTGGGCGGCTTTCCTGGACTCGCTGCGGCACCTGGTACTGCCGGCTTTTGTGCTGGGTTTGTTTTCGGCGGCCATTCTGGCCCGCATGACCCGTGCCACCATGCTCGAGGTGCTCTCGCAGGACTATATCCGCACCGCTCGAGCCAAAGGGGTTCCCGGCAGGGCCGTGGTCTTTCGCCACGCCCTCAAAAACGCCTCGCTGCCGGTGCTCACCCTGCTGGGGGGGCTGCTGGGCGGCCTGCTCTCCGGTGCCGTGCTAACCGAAACCATTTTTAGCTGGCCCGGCATCGGGCGCTACGTGACCCAGTCGGCCACCAGCCTGGACTTCCCCGCGGTGATGGGGGTCACCCTCCTGGTGGGGCTGGTGTACGCCCTCATCAACCTGATTGTGGATCTGCTCTATGCCTTCCTCGACCCTCGCATCCGCTATGCCTAA
- the minE gene encoding cell division topological specificity factor MinE — translation MWPWQRKSKDTLKERLKVVLAYDRAHLSPGMVEQLKQDLLAVLKRYFPDEENLEIHVETMDDKMKLQADVPIPK, via the coding sequence ATGTGGCCCTGGCAGCGCAAAAGCAAAGACACCCTGAAAGAACGCCTCAAGGTGGTGCTGGCCTACGACCGGGCCCACCTGAGCCCGGGCATGGTGGAGCAGCTCAAGCAAGACCTGCTGGCCGTGCTGAAGCGGTATTTCCCCGATGAGGAGAACCTGGAAATCCACGTCGAAACCATGGACGACAAAATGAAGCTCCAGGCCGATGTGCCGATTCCCAAATGA
- a CDS encoding chromate transporter has product MLWPVLKTFVWLGLTAFGGPAAHFAIFQRFLVGEGKWVSKAQYLRMLAAVNLIPGPNSTETAMLLGYARAGHWGLLLAGLGFIVPAAGVTLALVMLYRGAAALPLVQGAFLGLKLAVVALIAQALWDLLPHPKKQPQTWVLALAGLAMAGLGVVEWAVVLLVGLLMVLGRSARVLSIEPLSLFWFFLLVGSTLFGSGYALIGLMQEMVSRGWLGSSDLLNALALGQITPGPLLTTATAAGYLAAGIPGAVLSTVGIFLPSFIFTFLVAGLLHRWQGHPIAEAFFQGASGAALGLIAWALWLLGRETLVGWGELVATLLALGLLLRQFPPIPLLGLFGLGGALWSAWVVS; this is encoded by the coding sequence GTGCTCTGGCCCGTGCTGAAAACCTTCGTCTGGCTGGGCCTGACCGCTTTTGGCGGCCCGGCAGCCCACTTTGCCATTTTCCAGCGCTTTTTGGTCGGGGAAGGTAAATGGGTGAGCAAAGCGCAGTACTTAAGGATGCTGGCCGCCGTCAACCTGATTCCGGGCCCCAACTCCACCGAGACGGCCATGCTCTTGGGGTACGCTCGAGCAGGCCACTGGGGCCTGCTGCTGGCGGGGCTCGGGTTTATTGTTCCGGCGGCGGGGGTCACGCTGGCGCTGGTAATGCTGTACCGCGGAGCAGCCGCGCTACCTTTAGTACAGGGCGCGTTCCTGGGGCTCAAGCTGGCTGTGGTGGCCCTGATTGCCCAGGCCCTCTGGGATTTGCTGCCCCACCCCAAAAAACAACCCCAAACCTGGGTGCTGGCCCTGGCGGGGCTGGCGATGGCGGGGCTGGGTGTGGTGGAGTGGGCGGTGGTGTTGCTGGTGGGTCTGCTGATGGTACTGGGCAGAAGCGCAAGGGTGTTGAGCATAGAGCCCCTCAGCCTGTTCTGGTTTTTTTTGCTGGTGGGCTCCACTCTGTTCGGCTCGGGCTACGCGCTGATCGGGCTGATGCAGGAGATGGTAAGCCGGGGCTGGCTGGGCTCGAGCGACCTCCTGAACGCCCTGGCCCTGGGTCAGATCACACCGGGGCCCCTGCTAACCACAGCCACAGCGGCAGGCTACCTGGCAGCAGGCATCCCTGGAGCGGTACTCTCAACCGTGGGCATTTTTTTACCCTCGTTCATATTTACCTTCCTGGTGGCCGGCCTCCTGCACCGCTGGCAGGGGCATCCCATCGCCGAAGCCTTTTTTCAGGGGGCCTCAGGGGCGGCCCTGGGACTCATCGCCTGGGCACTGTGGCTATTGGGACGCGAAACCCTGGTGGGCTGGGGTGAACTGGTTGCTACATTGCTAGCGCTGGGCCTCCTGCTGCGCCAATTTCCCCCTATTCCTTTACTGGGGCTTTTTGGGCTGGGCGGCGCACTGTGGAGCGCTTGGGTGGTGAGCTAG
- the nikC gene encoding nickel transporter permease: MAAVASVTRPSRPLRRFLRNPGGLIGLFLLVLLILVALLAPVIAPDPIEQNIAQRLQPPSAEHWLGTDQLGRDVWARVAHGAGISLRVGFGVVILAVLIGVAVGLLAGTLGGAWDNLLMRVTDIFFAFPSLILAMAIAAALGPNLNNTIIAVALVSWPIYARLVRANVLALREREFVEAARALGSSQGRLMLRHLLPNTLTPVFVQASFDVGGAILTAAGLSFIGFGAQPPTPEWGAMVSETRSYIAEAIWAPTAPAMGILLTVLAFNLLGDALRDVLDPRGRD, from the coding sequence ATGGCTGCTGTAGCCTCTGTTACACGTCCGTCCCGCCCGCTGCGGCGCTTTCTGCGCAACCCAGGAGGCCTGATTGGACTGTTTTTGCTGGTTTTGCTGATTCTGGTGGCCCTGCTGGCGCCGGTCATCGCGCCCGACCCCATCGAGCAGAACATCGCCCAGCGCCTGCAGCCGCCCTCGGCAGAACACTGGCTCGGTACCGACCAACTGGGCCGCGATGTCTGGGCCCGGGTGGCCCACGGCGCGGGTATCTCCTTGCGGGTTGGGTTTGGCGTGGTGATTCTGGCGGTGTTGATTGGGGTGGCGGTGGGGCTCCTGGCCGGCACCCTGGGTGGGGCCTGGGACAACCTGCTGATGCGCGTGACCGATATCTTTTTTGCCTTCCCCTCGCTCATCCTGGCCATGGCTATTGCCGCCGCGCTGGGGCCCAACCTCAACAACACCATCATCGCGGTGGCCCTGGTGAGCTGGCCCATCTACGCCCGGCTGGTGCGGGCCAATGTGCTGGCCTTGCGGGAGCGCGAGTTTGTGGAGGCGGCGCGGGCCCTGGGCTCCTCGCAGGGGCGTCTGATGCTGCGCCATCTGCTGCCCAATACCCTCACACCGGTCTTTGTGCAGGCCAGCTTCGATGTGGGCGGGGCCATCCTCACCGCCGCGGGCCTGTCGTTTATCGGCTTTGGGGCCCAGCCGCCCACCCCGGAGTGGGGGGCCATGGTCTCCGAGACCCGCAGCTACATCGCCGAGGCCATCTGGGCCCCCACCGCACCGGCCATGGGCATTCTGCTCACCGTGCTGGCCTTCAACCTGCTGGGTGATGCCCTGCGGGACGTGCTCGATCCCAGGGGGCGGGATTGA
- a CDS encoding GNAT family N-acetyltransferase, with amino-acid sequence MRPASVEEAAVASDILSEAARWLMERGQTLWHLEELTPELLRLVARQGELFLAYWQGQAVGTLIYQHTDPLFWPEVPAGTSAFVHKVAVRRAVAGQGVAAAMLAWAQERARAEGLAFLRLDTDFNRPKLRSFYEGLGFVCVGEKRVTRMGYPLHVALYELKL; translated from the coding sequence ATGCGGCCCGCCTCGGTGGAGGAAGCCGCGGTGGCTTCCGATATCCTCAGCGAAGCTGCCCGGTGGCTGATGGAGCGGGGCCAGACGCTCTGGCACCTCGAGGAGCTTACCCCCGAACTGCTCCGTCTGGTAGCCCGGCAGGGTGAGCTGTTCCTGGCCTACTGGCAGGGGCAGGCGGTGGGCACCCTCATCTACCAGCACACCGACCCCCTCTTCTGGCCCGAGGTTCCGGCGGGCACCTCGGCCTTTGTGCACAAGGTAGCGGTGCGGCGGGCGGTGGCCGGGCAGGGGGTGGCCGCGGCCATGCTGGCCTGGGCCCAGGAGCGGGCCAGGGCCGAAGGCCTGGCCTTTCTGCGCCTGGACACCGACTTCAATCGCCCGAAACTGCGCAGCTTCTACGAGGGCCTGGGTTTTGTGTGCGTGGGGGAGAAGCGGGTGACCCGCATGGGCTACCCCCTGCACGTGGCGCTGTACGAGTTAAAGCTATAA
- a CDS encoding chromosome segregation protein ScpA yields MITLHFEQFSGTPRELAEQVRKGRIAAKDLPVLALTEQALAQVQALGLAERSELLPILAELVLFKLRAFARRPEVVPTEDEDYLEESDPAFLETLVALEEAIAFLEQRSRERARVLPVPPPPLPKDRRLRPMPLQLLVRAVEPFARRAELHLEPETFGLKEAWDRIKGFLWGLRRALFGQLPLRGWKEQTVAFAALLEAKKQGQVELHQQENFGALEVELKADH; encoded by the coding sequence GTGATTACTCTGCACTTCGAGCAGTTCAGCGGAACCCCCAGGGAGCTGGCCGAGCAGGTGCGCAAAGGCCGGATTGCCGCCAAAGACCTGCCGGTGCTGGCCCTCACCGAGCAGGCCCTGGCCCAGGTGCAGGCCCTGGGGCTTGCCGAGCGGAGCGAGCTGCTGCCCATCCTGGCCGAGCTGGTGCTTTTCAAACTGCGGGCCTTCGCCAGGCGGCCCGAGGTTGTGCCGACCGAGGATGAAGATTACCTCGAGGAGAGCGATCCGGCCTTCCTCGAGACCCTGGTGGCCCTGGAAGAGGCCATCGCCTTCCTCGAGCAGCGCTCCCGCGAGCGGGCCCGGGTGCTGCCGGTGCCCCCACCCCCGCTCCCTAAAGACCGCCGCCTGCGCCCCATGCCCCTGCAACTGCTGGTGCGGGCGGTTGAGCCTTTCGCGCGGCGGGCCGAGCTGCACCTCGAGCCCGAGACTTTCGGGCTTAAGGAGGCCTGGGATCGTATCAAGGGCTTTTTGTGGGGCCTGCGCCGGGCCCTGTTTGGACAGTTGCCGCTTCGCGGCTGGAAGGAGCAGACCGTGGCCTTTGCCGCCCTTCTGGAAGCCAAAAAGCAGGGCCAGGTGGAGCTACACCAGCAGGAGAATTTCGGGGCGCTCGAGGTCGAACTCAAGGCCGATCACTAG
- a CDS encoding ABC transporter substrate-binding protein — MRLVKVVGLVAALSLGGALAQDRTQTLIYGGDWSDLITMDPQVSYEFSGGLVTDNLYETLVKYEGADLSTLKPGLAESWKVDRGRDTWEITFRLRRGSKFSSGNEVTAKDVVYTFERALALKGPGSFLFTEIAQLKPGATRAVDNYTVVVSLPKTASPSSFLSILTFNIGGIVDSETVQKNARNNDFGKEWLTNNSAGSGPFRLVRWDRGSQVLLEANPNARIKPKLQRIILREIKEPAVLRTALESGEIDIAEGLTPEALRALAGNPRFKTLKADSLRLNYLGMNVKEGSPFANKLVRDAVRYSINQDELVSGLVQGNGTKIQTLIPKGLLGYDPRTPYTFDPARARRLLAQAGYPNGLEFELLVSTGICGGGIPCADIAAKVQADLAKGGFKANVKAIANAEVLRTYRAQNHQMVLVGWSPDFPDPDGNATPWANFEARSLAWRNVWNDPTAIRLTNQAALETDPSKRVALYRLLTDYVLKNGPYAVLYQPAIPIGLSVKVEGYVRNAQGQVRFENISKLP; from the coding sequence ATGAGGCTGGTAAAAGTAGTTGGGCTCGTTGCGGCTTTAAGCCTTGGGGGTGCCCTGGCCCAAGACCGCACCCAGACCCTTATTTATGGTGGGGACTGGTCTGATCTCATCACCATGGATCCCCAGGTTTCCTACGAGTTTTCCGGTGGCCTGGTCACCGACAACCTGTACGAGACCCTGGTCAAGTATGAGGGGGCCGACCTCTCCACCCTCAAGCCGGGCCTGGCCGAGAGCTGGAAGGTAGACCGGGGCCGGGATACCTGGGAGATCACCTTCCGCCTGCGCCGGGGCAGCAAGTTCTCCAGCGGCAACGAGGTGACCGCCAAGGACGTGGTTTATACCTTTGAGCGCGCCCTAGCCCTCAAAGGGCCAGGTTCTTTCCTGTTCACCGAGATTGCCCAGCTCAAGCCGGGGGCTACCAGGGCCGTGGACAACTACACGGTGGTGGTGAGCCTGCCTAAAACCGCCTCGCCGAGCTCCTTCCTTTCGATTCTGACCTTCAATATCGGAGGTATCGTAGACTCCGAGACTGTGCAGAAAAACGCCAGGAACAACGACTTTGGCAAAGAATGGCTCACCAACAACTCGGCCGGCTCGGGGCCTTTCCGGTTGGTGCGCTGGGATCGGGGTTCGCAGGTGTTGCTCGAGGCCAACCCCAACGCCCGCATCAAGCCCAAACTGCAGCGCATCATTCTGCGCGAGATCAAGGAACCGGCGGTGTTGCGCACGGCCCTCGAGTCGGGCGAGATTGATATCGCCGAGGGGCTCACCCCGGAAGCCCTGCGGGCCCTGGCCGGCAACCCCCGCTTTAAGACCCTCAAAGCCGATAGCCTGCGCCTCAACTACCTGGGCATGAACGTCAAAGAAGGCAGCCCCTTCGCCAACAAGCTGGTGCGCGATGCGGTGCGCTACAGCATCAACCAGGACGAGCTGGTGAGCGGGCTGGTGCAGGGTAACGGCACCAAGATCCAGACCCTGATCCCCAAAGGGCTGCTGGGTTACGACCCCCGCACCCCCTACACCTTCGACCCGGCCCGGGCCCGGCGTTTGCTGGCCCAGGCGGGGTATCCGAACGGCCTCGAGTTCGAACTGCTGGTGAGCACCGGAATCTGTGGTGGGGGCATCCCCTGTGCGGACATCGCCGCCAAAGTTCAGGCCGACCTGGCCAAGGGGGGCTTTAAGGCCAACGTCAAGGCCATCGCCAACGCCGAGGTGCTGCGCACCTACCGGGCCCAGAACCACCAGATGGTCTTGGTGGGCTGGAGCCCCGACTTCCCCGACCCCGACGGCAACGCCACCCCCTGGGCCAACTTCGAGGCCCGCAGCCTGGCCTGGCGCAACGTCTGGAACGATCCCACCGCCATCCGGCTGACCAACCAGGCGGCCCTCGAGACCGACCCGTCCAAGCGGGTGGCCCTCTACCGGCTCCTTACCGACTATGTGCTCAAGAATGGCCCCTACGCCGTGCTCTATCAGCCGGCCATTCCGATTGGCCTTTCGGTCAAGGTGGAAGGGTACGTGCGCAACGCCCAGGGCCAGGTGCGCTTCGAGAACATCAGCAAACTGCCCTAA
- a CDS encoding RrF2 family transcriptional regulator, whose amino-acid sequence MRLSKTDIYAFKILGYLGAQAPDRLVGSEELSKATGVPHTYLARILAALVGHNLVLSKKGQGGGYALPRPAEEINLRDVIRAVDGPIAPLACVSLNWPKACVEERRCHARSVVWLKVRDAALQILSQVSVADLAADFRQGVDYTECLGHLLPSSELLTRRSNKADTDPQSKAR is encoded by the coding sequence ATGCGCCTCTCCAAAACCGATATCTACGCCTTCAAAATCCTGGGTTATCTCGGTGCCCAGGCCCCGGATCGCCTTGTTGGCAGCGAGGAACTCAGCAAGGCCACCGGCGTACCGCACACCTACCTGGCACGCATTCTGGCCGCCCTGGTAGGCCATAACCTGGTTCTTTCCAAAAAAGGCCAGGGCGGGGGGTATGCCCTCCCGCGCCCGGCTGAAGAGATCAACCTGCGCGATGTGATCCGGGCGGTGGACGGCCCCATCGCCCCCCTGGCCTGCGTAAGCCTCAACTGGCCCAAAGCCTGCGTGGAGGAGCGACGCTGCCATGCGCGGAGCGTGGTCTGGCTCAAGGTGCGGGATGCCGCGTTGCAAATCCTGAGCCAGGTGAGTGTGGCCGACCTGGCCGCCGATTTCCGGCAGGGGGTGGATTACACCGAGTGCCTGGGGCACCTGCTGCCCTCGAGCGAGCTGCTTACCCGCCGCTCAAACAAGGCTGATACCGACCCTCAATCAAAGGCGCGGTAA
- a CDS encoding acyl-CoA mutase large subunit family protein, translated as MPATVEYLFESLPEGYRERLGRPGEYPFTRGVYPRMYTDRPWTMRQYAGFSSAEESNARYRYLLSQGQTGLSVAFDLPTQLGLDPDHPLSVGEVGKVGVSIACLEDMRTLLDSIPLDKVTTSMTINAPANMLLALYLLVAEEQGVSWDKLGGTIQNDILKEYIARGTYIFPPGSSMRLITDVFAFCSEKVPKWNTISISGYHIREAGSTAAQEIAFTLANGKAYVQAAIEAGLDVDAFAPRLSFFFASHNDILEEAAKFRAARRMWARIMRHEFKAQDPKSWTLRFHTQTGGSTLTAQEPLNNVVRTAYQALAAVLGGTQSLHTNAYDEALGLPTEKSALLALRTQQILAYESGITRAVDPLGGSFYVEHLTDALEAQAQDYLDQIARLGGAVAAVEAGFFQREIEEAAWEFQRQVESGQRIIVGVNRFNNPDSPLNEHTPVQKISDALANRRKAQIQAFRAGRDGQAAANALEALRKAARGPENLMPYILEAFRRRATLGEICGVLREEWGEYQPSY; from the coding sequence ATGCCCGCCACAGTTGAATACCTGTTCGAATCGCTCCCCGAGGGCTACAGGGAACGCCTGGGCCGCCCTGGGGAGTACCCCTTCACGCGGGGGGTCTACCCCCGGATGTACACCGACCGCCCCTGGACCATGCGGCAGTACGCCGGTTTTAGCAGCGCCGAGGAGTCCAACGCCCGCTACCGCTACCTGCTTTCGCAGGGCCAGACCGGGCTCTCGGTGGCCTTCGACCTACCCACCCAGCTCGGCCTGGACCCCGACCACCCCCTGAGCGTGGGCGAGGTGGGCAAGGTGGGGGTCTCGATCGCCTGCCTCGAGGACATGCGCACCCTGCTGGACAGCATCCCGTTGGACAAGGTCACCACCAGCATGACCATCAACGCCCCCGCCAACATGCTGCTGGCCCTGTACCTGCTGGTGGCGGAGGAGCAGGGCGTGAGCTGGGATAAGCTGGGCGGCACCATCCAGAACGACATCCTGAAGGAGTACATCGCCCGCGGCACCTACATCTTTCCCCCCGGCTCCTCCATGCGCCTTATCACCGATGTGTTTGCTTTCTGCAGCGAGAAGGTGCCCAAGTGGAACACCATCAGCATCTCGGGGTATCACATCCGCGAAGCCGGCTCCACCGCCGCGCAGGAAATTGCCTTTACGCTCGCCAACGGCAAGGCCTATGTGCAGGCGGCCATAGAGGCCGGACTGGATGTGGATGCCTTTGCGCCCCGGCTTTCGTTCTTCTTTGCTTCGCATAACGACATCCTCGAGGAGGCCGCCAAGTTCCGCGCAGCCCGGCGCATGTGGGCCCGCATCATGCGCCATGAGTTCAAGGCCCAAGACCCCAAAAGCTGGACGCTGCGCTTCCACACCCAGACCGGCGGCTCCACCCTCACCGCCCAGGAACCCCTGAACAACGTGGTGCGCACCGCTTACCAGGCCCTGGCAGCGGTGCTGGGCGGCACCCAGAGCCTGCACACCAACGCCTACGACGAGGCGCTGGGCCTGCCCACCGAAAAAAGCGCCCTGCTGGCCCTGCGCACCCAGCAGATTCTGGCCTACGAGTCGGGCATCACCCGGGCGGTAGACCCCTTGGGGGGTAGCTTTTACGTGGAGCACCTGACCGATGCGCTCGAGGCCCAGGCGCAGGACTACCTCGATCAGATTGCCCGGCTGGGGGGCGCGGTGGCAGCGGTCGAGGCCGGCTTCTTCCAACGGGAGATCGAGGAAGCGGCCTGGGAGTTCCAGCGCCAGGTGGAAAGCGGCCAGCGGATTATCGTGGGGGTCAACCGCTTCAACAACCCCGACTCCCCCCTCAACGAGCACACCCCCGTGCAAAAAATCAGCGATGCGCTGGCCAATCGCCGCAAGGCCCAGATTCAGGCCTTCCGGGCAGGGCGCGACGGCCAGGCTGCTGCCAATGCCCTCGAGGCCCTGCGAAAAGCCGCCAGGGGCCCGGAGAATCTGATGCCCTATATCCTCGAGGCCTTCCGGCGCCGGGCCACCCTGGGCGAGATTTGCGGCGTGCTGCGCGAGGAGTGGGGCGAGTACCAGCCCTCTTACTAA
- a CDS encoding sulfurtransferase — protein MSYANPDVLVSTDWVLENLNNPEVRILEVNEDILLYDTGHIPGSQKIDWQADLWDDTIREFIQPHELAALFERLGISNDTTIVLYGDKNNWWAAYAFWFFSYNGHQKLKLMNGGRIKWIQENKPLTTEVPTYPKGSYTPGQRDPNLRAFRDEVLAHLEKVKAGKGALVDVRSPAEFTGEKTHMPEYPQEGVLRGGHIPGAKNIPWATTVNADGTFKSAEELRAIYESKGITPDKEVIAYCRIAERSSHSWFVLKHLLGFPNVKNYDGSWTEWGNAVGVPIEKGAEK, from the coding sequence ATGAGCTACGCCAACCCCGACGTACTGGTTTCAACCGACTGGGTGCTGGAAAACCTGAACAACCCCGAGGTGCGCATCCTCGAGGTCAACGAGGACATCCTGCTCTACGACACCGGGCATATTCCCGGCAGTCAGAAGATCGACTGGCAGGCCGATCTGTGGGACGACACCATCCGCGAGTTCATCCAGCCCCACGAGCTGGCCGCCCTGTTTGAGCGTCTGGGCATCTCCAACGACACCACCATTGTGTTGTACGGGGACAAGAACAACTGGTGGGCGGCCTACGCTTTCTGGTTCTTCAGCTACAACGGCCACCAGAAGCTCAAGCTGATGAATGGGGGCCGCATTAAGTGGATTCAGGAAAACAAACCCCTGACCACCGAGGTGCCCACCTACCCCAAAGGCTCCTACACCCCCGGCCAGCGTGACCCCAACCTGCGGGCCTTCCGCGATGAGGTGCTGGCCCATCTGGAAAAAGTCAAGGCCGGCAAGGGCGCCCTGGTAGACGTGCGCAGCCCCGCCGAGTTCACCGGCGAGAAGACCCACATGCCCGAGTACCCCCAGGAGGGGGTGCTGCGCGGGGGCCACATCCCCGGCGCCAAGAACATCCCCTGGGCCACCACCGTCAACGCCGACGGCACCTTCAAAAGCGCCGAAGAGCTGCGGGCCATCTACGAGAGCAAGGGCATCACCCCCGACAAGGAGGTAATCGCCTACTGCCGCATCGCCGAACGCAGCAGCCATAGCTGGTTTGTGCTCAAGCACCTGCTGGGCTTCCCCAACGTCAAGAACTACGACGGGAGCTGGACCGAGTGGGGCAATGCGGTGGGGGTGCCCATCGAAAAAGGCGCGGAAAAGTAG
- the minD gene encoding septum site-determining protein MinD, producing MNARAIVVTSGKGGVGKTTTTANVGAALARLGEKVAVVDVDVGLRNLDVVMGLEGRVVYDLIDVIEGKCKLRQALIRDKRIEGLALLAASQTRDKEALDPEKFRQIVRALLEEEGFDRVLIDSPAGIEKGFQTAATPAEGALVVVNPEVSSVRDADRIIGMLEAREIRENFLVINRLRPKMVQRGDMLSVEDVVEILGIKPIGIVPEDEGVLISSNQGEPLVLKNGSGAARAFVEIAQRVRGEDVPFASLNDAPGFLGTLRRLFGGR from the coding sequence GTGAATGCCCGTGCAATTGTGGTGACATCGGGGAAAGGTGGGGTAGGGAAGACCACCACCACGGCCAACGTGGGCGCTGCACTGGCCCGCCTGGGCGAGAAGGTGGCGGTGGTGGATGTGGATGTGGGGCTGCGCAACCTGGATGTGGTGATGGGCCTCGAGGGCCGGGTGGTCTACGACCTGATCGATGTGATCGAGGGCAAGTGCAAACTGCGGCAGGCCCTTATCCGTGACAAGCGCATCGAGGGGCTGGCCCTGCTGGCGGCCTCGCAAACCCGGGACAAGGAGGCGCTCGACCCCGAGAAGTTCCGCCAGATTGTGCGGGCCTTGCTGGAAGAGGAGGGCTTCGACCGGGTGCTCATCGACTCACCTGCCGGTATCGAGAAAGGCTTCCAGACTGCTGCTACTCCTGCCGAGGGGGCTTTGGTGGTGGTGAACCCGGAGGTCTCGAGCGTGCGCGACGCTGACCGGATTATCGGGATGCTGGAGGCCCGCGAGATCCGCGAGAACTTCCTGGTGATCAACCGCCTGCGCCCCAAGATGGTGCAGCGCGGCGACATGCTCTCGGTGGAGGATGTGGTGGAGATCCTGGGCATCAAGCCCATCGGCATCGTGCCCGAGGACGAAGGGGTGCTCATCTCCTCCAACCAGGGGGAGCCTTTGGTGCTCAAGAACGGCAGCGGGGCGGCCAGGGCCTTTGTCGAGATTGCTCAGCGGGTGCGGGGTGAGGACGTACCCTTTGCCTCCCTGAACGATGCACCGGGTTTTCTGGGCACCCTGCGGCGGCTGTTTGGGGGTAGATGA